One segment of Streptomyces sp. YIM 121038 DNA contains the following:
- a CDS encoding helix-turn-helix transcriptional regulator translates to MVKNGQPSAAPISDISYRNPHCPALGIDVRTLAEEREHAPDQGSGGPQRLDFHLLVLVTRGHGTHMVDFVGHDCRPGTLLWIRPGQVHAYAREPGLGARLVLFTPDFPPPLRIGPLLDDPFAPAHWRARGPDLRDLTRLTDLLGTAHDAYETGPRGLGTDLLRHTLAALLLRIALLPEPEGEPAPVGPGELFGRFRTAVEEGFAAERSVAVYADRLATTPKTLTRACLAATGRPAKAVIDARVALEAKRLLVHTDLSAAAIGRRLGFDEAANFGKFFRRTTGWTPGDFRTAPPGGAVRGG, encoded by the coding sequence ATGGTCAAAAACGGACAACCGTCTGCGGCGCCGATCAGCGACATCAGCTATCGCAACCCGCACTGCCCGGCCCTCGGCATCGACGTGCGGACCCTCGCCGAGGAGCGCGAGCACGCCCCTGACCAGGGCAGCGGCGGGCCGCAGCGCCTTGACTTCCACCTGCTCGTCCTGGTCACGCGCGGGCACGGCACTCACATGGTCGATTTCGTCGGCCACGACTGCCGCCCCGGCACCCTGCTGTGGATCAGGCCCGGTCAGGTCCACGCCTACGCCCGTGAGCCGGGGCTCGGCGCCCGCCTCGTGCTGTTCACGCCCGACTTCCCGCCGCCCCTGCGGATCGGACCCCTCCTCGACGACCCTTTCGCGCCCGCGCACTGGCGCGCGCGAGGCCCCGACCTCAGGGACCTCACGCGCCTCACCGACCTGCTGGGCACCGCCCACGACGCGTACGAGACGGGGCCGCGCGGCCTCGGCACCGATCTGCTGCGCCACACCCTGGCGGCGCTGCTCCTGCGGATCGCGCTGCTCCCGGAGCCGGAGGGCGAGCCCGCCCCGGTCGGCCCCGGCGAACTGTTCGGCCGGTTCCGTACGGCCGTGGAGGAGGGCTTCGCCGCCGAACGCTCGGTGGCGGTGTACGCCGACCGGCTCGCCACCACCCCCAAGACCCTCACACGGGCCTGCCTCGCCGCGACCGGACGGCCCGCGAAGGCCGTCATCGACGCGCGCGTGGCCCTTGAGGCCAAGCGGCTCCTGGTCCACACCGACCTGAGCGCCGCCGCGATCGGGCGCCGCCTGGGCTTCGACGAGGCGGCGAACTTCGGGAAGTTCTTCCGGCGGACGACGGGGTGGACGCCGGGGGACTTCCGGACGGCACCCCCGGGCGGGGCGGTGCGCGGCGGCTAG
- a CDS encoding alkyl sulfatase dimerization domain-containing protein has product MPQPVEVSSSVAEANRAQGVRQDADDFEDATRGHLAIPPLPAVPARTPGGAPVWDFAGSAFLHRSDTPPPSVNAHVWRRGQLAAIAGLFLVTRTPEHALYQVRGYDLSNMTIVEGDAGIVVLDPLASYETAQHALKLYRDTTGSRKPVVGVLYTHSDVDHFGGVRGLFHERGGEVPDIPVIAPDGFLEHVTGEQLGAGPAVARRATYTYAAGLDKNPYGQAGSGLGLTVSTGEVTLIPPTVSVGDADHGPVPREQWSGEDVIPWRPGLYRQVVGGVRIVIQRDRGATEPAAMNLYFPQFKALCMADSAAHARPGGRVRDAHTWSRRLTEAVQSFAGHTEVAFASHHWPLWGRERITEFLSVQRDVYAYLNDQTLRLINGGRNGPEIAEELRLPAVLADHWYTRGRHGPVGQDAKAVHQHYLGWFDGNPAHLWTYPQAEAGRRYVEVIGGPDAVVSAARKAYQQGDPRWAAELLNHVIFGCPERSGPARRLQTKALSQLGYGAESGTWRNLCLSGARELAVGVRQYARPATADLIGSLSVEQYFAALARRLDGPRAADEQRSPLVLRWRVTGAPEQECTTTLRHGVLIHVPGRDRLAGTPQATITLSRAVLDDLCLDGPDFRRNFTAAVGRGEITLGSTDQLPYAEAVFAYVTAPDPGFPLAAPAVPRQAPVPPRAGRNWS; this is encoded by the coding sequence ATGCCCCAGCCCGTCGAGGTGTCCTCGTCCGTCGCGGAAGCGAACCGCGCACAGGGCGTCCGGCAGGACGCGGACGACTTCGAGGACGCCACGCGCGGCCATCTGGCGATCCCGCCCCTGCCCGCCGTCCCGGCCCGCACCCCCGGCGGCGCGCCGGTGTGGGACTTCGCCGGCTCCGCGTTCCTGCACCGCAGCGACACGCCCCCGCCCTCGGTCAACGCGCACGTGTGGCGCCGGGGCCAACTCGCCGCCATCGCCGGTCTCTTCCTGGTGACGCGCACGCCCGAGCACGCCCTCTACCAGGTGCGCGGCTACGACCTCTCGAACATGACGATCGTCGAGGGCGACGCGGGCATCGTCGTGCTCGACCCGCTGGCCAGCTACGAGACCGCGCAGCACGCCCTCAAGCTCTACCGCGACACCACGGGCAGCCGGAAGCCCGTCGTCGGCGTCCTCTACACCCACAGCGACGTCGACCACTTCGGCGGCGTGCGCGGCCTCTTCCACGAGCGCGGCGGGGAGGTGCCCGACATCCCGGTCATCGCTCCCGACGGCTTCCTGGAGCACGTGACCGGGGAGCAGCTGGGCGCGGGCCCGGCCGTGGCGCGCCGCGCCACGTACACGTACGCCGCCGGGCTCGACAAGAACCCGTACGGTCAGGCCGGTTCGGGACTCGGCCTGACCGTCTCCACCGGTGAGGTGACGCTGATCCCGCCCACCGTCAGCGTGGGCGACGCCGACCACGGGCCCGTGCCGCGCGAGCAGTGGTCGGGCGAGGACGTCATCCCCTGGCGGCCGGGCCTGTACCGGCAGGTCGTGGGCGGCGTCCGGATCGTCATCCAGCGGGACCGGGGCGCCACCGAACCGGCGGCCATGAACCTCTACTTCCCGCAGTTCAAGGCCCTGTGCATGGCGGACAGCGCGGCGCACGCCCGGCCCGGCGGGCGGGTGCGCGACGCCCACACCTGGTCGCGCCGCCTCACCGAGGCCGTGCAGAGCTTCGCGGGGCACACGGAGGTCGCCTTCGCCTCGCACCACTGGCCGCTGTGGGGCCGGGAGAGGATCACCGAGTTCCTGAGCGTCCAGCGCGACGTGTACGCGTACCTGAACGACCAGACGCTACGGCTGATCAACGGGGGCAGGAACGGCCCGGAGATCGCCGAGGAGCTGCGGCTGCCCGCCGTCCTCGCGGACCACTGGTACACGCGCGGCCGCCACGGCCCGGTCGGCCAGGACGCGAAGGCCGTCCACCAGCACTACCTGGGCTGGTTCGACGGCAACCCGGCGCACCTGTGGACGTATCCGCAGGCCGAGGCGGGCCGCCGGTACGTGGAGGTGATCGGCGGGCCCGACGCCGTGGTGAGCGCGGCACGCAAGGCCTATCAACAGGGCGATCCGCGCTGGGCCGCCGAGCTGCTCAACCACGTCATCTTCGGCTGCCCCGAGCGGAGCGGCCCGGCCAGACGGCTCCAGACCAAGGCGCTCAGCCAGCTGGGCTACGGCGCGGAGAGCGGCACGTGGCGCAACCTCTGCCTCAGCGGCGCCCGCGAACTCGCCGTCGGCGTGCGGCAGTACGCCCGCCCGGCCACCGCCGACCTCATCGGGAGCCTCAGCGTCGAACAGTACTTCGCCGCGCTGGCCCGCCGCCTCGACGGCCCCCGGGCCGCCGACGAACAGCGCTCCCCCCTCGTCCTGCGGTGGCGCGTCACCGGCGCCCCCGAGCAGGAGTGCACCACCACGCTGCGCCACGGCGTACTGATCCACGTGCCGGGCAGGGACCGCCTCGCGGGCACCCCGCAGGCGACGATCACACTCTCCCGGGCCGTCCTCGACGACTTGTGCCTCGACGGCCCGGACTTCCGGCGCAACTTCACCGCGGCGGTCGGCAGGGGCGAGATCACGCTCGGCTCGACGGATCAGCTGCCGTACGCGGAGGCGGTGTTCGCGTACGTCACGGCTCCGGACCCGGGGTTCCCGCTCGCGGCCCCGGCCGTGCCGCGTCAGGCGCCGGTCCCCCCGAGGGCGGGCAGGAACTGGTCGTAG
- a CDS encoding YciI family protein has protein sequence MAKYLLLKHYRGAPASVNDVPMDQWEPDEVTAHVRYMNDFAARLEKTGEFVDSQALSPQGTFVRYDGEGRPPVTDGPFAETKDLIAGWMMIDVETYDRAVELAGELSAAPGAGGEPIHEWLELRPVYGEHCPTAE, from the coding sequence ATGGCGAAGTACCTGCTGCTCAAGCACTACCGGGGCGCCCCGGCGTCGGTCAACGACGTGCCCATGGACCAGTGGGAGCCGGACGAGGTCACCGCCCACGTGCGGTACATGAACGACTTCGCCGCCCGCCTGGAGAAGACCGGTGAGTTCGTCGACAGCCAGGCGCTCTCCCCGCAGGGCACGTTCGTCCGCTACGACGGCGAGGGCCGCCCGCCGGTCACCGACGGCCCGTTCGCGGAGACGAAGGACCTGATCGCCGGGTGGATGATGATCGACGTGGAAACGTACGACCGGGCGGTCGAACTGGCCGGTGAGCTGTCCGCCGCTCCGGGCGCGGGCGGCGAGCCGATCCACGAGTGGCTGGAGCTGCGCCCCGTCTACGGCGAGCACTGCCCGACCGCCGAGTGA
- a CDS encoding sodium:proton exchanger — protein MTLTSPTPSAPPRAPAVRGRLLLAALAAAPAVVLRLGGAEPGPAVGMLVFGLGVLAAAVLLMWAAETARADISGALALALLAFIAVLPEYAVDLYFAYTGGSDPANAAYAAANMTGANRLLIGVGWPLVALAGYLAARRSGARPAVASTTLGAHRRVDIGFLAVAAVFAFVLPLTRQIAWYVPLLIIPWYGFYLWRVARSGPGEEEEFTGVPARLARLPRRRRRLTTTALFTAAAAVVFAAAEPFATSLISAGGSLGVDRFLLVQWVAPLATEAPELIVAVVFAWRLRADDGLGALLSSKVNQWTLLVGLLPVAYLVGGGGFGMPLVGRQVDEVALTAAQTVLAVVILLDLRFRLWEAATLFGLFAAQFLLPAESARLVLTYVYLGLAAVLLVPRLRHVAPSLRAIGGR, from the coding sequence ATGACCCTGACCTCGCCCACTCCCTCCGCCCCGCCCCGGGCACCCGCCGTGCGCGGCCGCCTCCTGCTGGCCGCCCTCGCCGCGGCCCCGGCCGTCGTGCTGCGGCTCGGCGGGGCCGAGCCCGGCCCCGCCGTGGGCATGCTGGTCTTCGGCCTGGGCGTGCTCGCCGCCGCCGTGCTCCTGATGTGGGCCGCGGAGACCGCGCGCGCCGACATCTCCGGCGCGCTCGCCCTGGCGCTCCTCGCCTTCATCGCCGTCCTGCCGGAGTACGCCGTGGACCTGTACTTCGCGTACACCGGCGGCAGCGACCCCGCCAACGCGGCGTACGCGGCGGCGAACATGACCGGCGCCAACCGGCTCCTGATCGGCGTGGGCTGGCCCCTGGTCGCCCTCGCGGGCTATCTGGCCGCCCGCAGGAGCGGGGCCCGCCCGGCCGTCGCGAGCACCACGCTCGGCGCGCACCGGCGCGTGGACATCGGCTTCCTCGCCGTGGCCGCCGTGTTCGCGTTCGTCCTGCCCCTGACGCGGCAGATCGCCTGGTACGTGCCGCTGCTCATCATCCCCTGGTACGGCTTCTACCTGTGGCGCGTCGCCCGCTCGGGCCCCGGTGAGGAAGAGGAGTTCACGGGCGTGCCCGCGCGGCTCGCCCGGCTCCCCCGGCGCCGGCGCAGGCTGACGACCACGGCGCTGTTCACGGCGGCGGCCGCGGTCGTCTTCGCCGCCGCCGAGCCCTTCGCGACCTCGCTGATCTCGGCGGGCGGTTCCCTGGGCGTCGACCGGTTCCTGCTGGTGCAGTGGGTCGCGCCGCTCGCCACCGAGGCGCCCGAGCTGATCGTCGCGGTCGTCTTCGCCTGGCGGCTGCGGGCGGACGACGGGCTCGGGGCGCTGCTCTCCAGCAAGGTCAACCAGTGGACGCTGCTCGTCGGGCTGCTGCCCGTGGCGTATCTCGTCGGCGGCGGCGGCTTCGGGATGCCGCTCGTGGGGCGCCAGGTGGACGAGGTCGCGCTGACGGCCGCGCAGACGGTGCTCGCCGTCGTCATCCTGCTGGACCTGCGCTTCCGGCTCTGGGAGGCGGCCACGCTGTTCGGCCTCTTCGCCGCCCAGTTCCTGCTTCCCGCGGAGAGCGCCCGCCTCGTCCTCACCTACGTCTACCTGGGCCTGGCCGCCGTCCTCCTCGTGCCACGGCTGCGGCACGTGGCGCCGTCACTGCGGGCGATCGGCGGCCGGTGA
- a CDS encoding DUF6596 domain-containing protein → MNESLLRDLVPEVIGVLVRRGADFAAAEDAVQEALVEAVRGWPAGEPRDPKGWLVTVAWRKFLDAVRADTSRRRREERVEAEPAPGPGAGVDDTLQLYFLCAHPSLTPASAVALTLRAVGGLTTRQIARAYLVPEATMAQRISRAKRTVSGVRLDRPGDVATVLRVLYLVFNEGYSGDVDLAAEAIRLTRQLAARTHHEEVAGLLALMLLHHARRAARTGPDGSLVPLAEQDRGRWDTSLIAEGIAILQEALARDRLGEFQAQAAIAALHADARAAEETDWVQIVEWYDELVRLTDSPVVRLNRAVAVGEADGPRAGLAALAELDPALPRHTAVAAYLHERDGDPVTAARLYAEAARSAPTLPERDHLTRQAARLNSRLRG, encoded by the coding sequence GTGAACGAGTCGCTGCTGCGCGACCTCGTGCCCGAGGTGATCGGTGTCCTCGTCCGCCGCGGGGCCGACTTCGCGGCGGCCGAGGACGCCGTGCAGGAGGCCCTGGTCGAGGCCGTGCGGGGGTGGCCGGCCGGGGAGCCGCGGGACCCCAAGGGCTGGCTGGTCACGGTGGCCTGGCGCAAGTTCCTCGACGCCGTGCGCGCCGACACCTCGCGGCGGCGGCGCGAGGAGCGCGTCGAGGCCGAGCCCGCGCCCGGACCGGGCGCGGGGGTGGACGACACGCTCCAGCTGTACTTCCTGTGCGCGCACCCGTCCCTGACCCCGGCCTCGGCCGTCGCGCTCACGCTGCGCGCGGTCGGCGGCCTCACCACCCGGCAGATCGCCCGGGCGTACCTGGTGCCCGAGGCGACCATGGCCCAGCGCATCAGCAGGGCCAAACGGACCGTCTCCGGCGTCCGTCTCGACAGGCCCGGCGACGTCGCCACGGTGCTGCGCGTGCTCTACCTGGTCTTCAACGAGGGCTACTCCGGCGACGTCGACCTCGCCGCCGAGGCGATCCGGCTCACGCGCCAACTGGCGGCCAGGACCCACCACGAGGAGGTCGCGGGCCTGCTGGCGCTCATGCTGCTCCACCACGCCCGGCGCGCGGCGCGGACCGGCCCCGACGGCAGCCTCGTACCGCTCGCCGAGCAGGACCGCGGCCGGTGGGACACCTCGCTCATCGCCGAGGGCATCGCCATCCTCCAGGAGGCCCTCGCCCGCGACCGCCTGGGCGAGTTCCAGGCCCAGGCGGCCATCGCCGCGCTGCACGCCGACGCCCGGGCCGCCGAGGAGACCGACTGGGTGCAGATCGTCGAGTGGTACGACGAACTGGTGCGCCTCACCGACAGTCCCGTGGTCCGCCTCAACCGGGCCGTCGCGGTGGGCGAGGCCGACGGCCCGCGGGCGGGCCTCGCCGCCCTGGCGGAGCTCGACCCCGCCCTGCCCCGGCACACCGCCGTCGCGGCGTATCTGCACGAGCGCGACGGCGACCCGGTGACCGCCGCACGGCTCTACGCCGAAGCCGCCCGCTCGGCCCCCACCCTGCCCGAACGCGACCACCTCACGCGCCAGGCGGCCCGGCTCAACTCGCGGCTGCGCGGCTGA
- a CDS encoding alpha/beta hydrolase, whose amino-acid sequence MTGPTTGSLRVPGATLHYEVRGRGPLLLLIPGGSGGAAAFDGVADDLAADHTVATYDPRGLSRSPLDDPGAAQHVAEHADDAYRLLERLSPAGPARVFGASSGAIAALHLLGTHPERVERLVAHEPPLVELLPDAAEHRALVARVQETFHAEGLRAAMTVFAAGLTRGATAAREAAPQAPPALPPRAAARAERTMADLPYFVTRVVPPFMSHTPDVDRLRALADRLVLAGGQDSHGELPHRATARLAERLGTGLLSFPGGHTGLTTHPRAFGEALRKAFHG is encoded by the coding sequence ATGACCGGACCGACCACCGGCAGCCTGCGCGTGCCCGGCGCGACCCTGCACTACGAAGTGCGCGGCCGGGGCCCGCTCCTGCTGCTCATCCCCGGCGGGTCGGGCGGCGCGGCCGCCTTCGACGGCGTCGCGGACGACCTGGCCGCCGACCACACCGTCGCCACCTACGACCCGCGCGGCCTGTCCCGCAGCCCGCTGGACGACCCCGGCGCCGCGCAGCACGTGGCCGAGCACGCCGACGACGCGTACCGGCTCCTCGAACGCCTTTCGCCCGCCGGGCCCGCCCGGGTCTTCGGCGCCAGCTCGGGGGCGATCGCGGCCCTGCACCTGCTCGGCACCCACCCCGAGCGCGTTGAACGCCTCGTGGCGCACGAGCCGCCGCTGGTGGAGCTCCTGCCCGACGCGGCCGAGCACCGCGCCCTCGTCGCCCGCGTACAGGAGACCTTCCACGCGGAGGGGCTGAGGGCGGCCATGACCGTGTTCGCCGCCGGGCTCACGCGGGGCGCCACCGCCGCGCGGGAGGCCGCGCCCCAGGCGCCGCCCGCACTGCCGCCCCGGGCGGCGGCGCGGGCCGAACGGACGATGGCCGACCTGCCGTACTTCGTCACGCGCGTCGTGCCGCCGTTCATGTCCCACACCCCGGACGTCGACCGGCTGCGCGCGCTGGCGGACCGCCTCGTGCTCGCGGGCGGCCAGGACTCGCACGGCGAACTGCCCCACCGCGCGACCGCCCGCCTGGCCGAGCGCCTGGGCACCGGCCTGCTGAGCTTCCCCGGCGGGCACACGGGCCTGACCACGCACCCCCGCGCGTTCGGCGAAGCCCTGCGCAAGGCGTTCCACGGCTAG
- a CDS encoding TetR/AcrR family transcriptional regulator yields MVRAGLTAESVTRAGAELADEVGLDRVTMSQVARRLGVKDASLYGHVRGLEDLRGRIALLAADEKTLRIAEATVGRSGKDALVAFANAWREYAHAHPGRYTATQTPIPIDPELAARAAGPRRAVELTYGMLRGYGLAEPDLTDAVRVLRSTFHGFVALEAAGAFAHERSPQRTWERALDALHTLLEHWPPSREGDPR; encoded by the coding sequence ATGGTGCGGGCCGGGCTCACGGCGGAGTCGGTGACGAGGGCGGGCGCGGAGCTCGCGGACGAGGTCGGCCTCGACCGCGTGACGATGTCGCAGGTCGCGCGGCGGCTCGGGGTGAAGGACGCGAGCCTGTACGGGCACGTCCGCGGCCTGGAGGACCTGCGCGGCCGCATCGCGCTCCTCGCGGCGGACGAGAAGACCCTCCGCATCGCGGAGGCGACCGTGGGACGGTCCGGCAAGGACGCCCTGGTCGCGTTCGCCAACGCCTGGCGGGAGTACGCCCACGCGCACCCGGGCCGCTACACGGCGACGCAGACCCCGATCCCCATCGACCCCGAACTGGCCGCCCGGGCCGCGGGACCGCGCCGCGCCGTCGAGCTGACGTACGGCATGCTGCGCGGCTACGGCCTGGCCGAGCCCGATCTGACCGACGCGGTCCGCGTGCTGCGCAGCACCTTCCACGGCTTCGTCGCCCTGGAGGCCGCGGGCGCCTTCGCGCACGAGCGGTCGCCGCAGCGGACCTGGGAGCGCGCCCTCGACGCCCTGCACACCCTCCTGGAGCACTGGCCCCCGTCCCGAGAAGGAGACCCCCGATGA
- a CDS encoding zinc-dependent alcohol dehydrogenase family protein, whose product MARTVRFHEYGGADVLRIEDVAVGAPGAGEVLIRVDAIGLNRAEVLFRGGHYIETAREFPARLGAEAAGVVEAVGAGVTGFRTGDAVSVVPAFSMNDYAERALVPAAALLHRPEGLDAVAGAAVWMPYLTAYGALVEVGGMRAGDTVVLTAASSSVGLAAIRTARRVGAVPIATTRTGAKKEALLKAGAAAVVVTEEEDVVERVRALTGGRGAEFVFDAVAGPGVVDLAKAVAPGGTLFLYGALSGEVTPYPGFDLGMPALNIRTYTLHEVTTVPERLRRAEAFVASGLATGAFEPVVDRTFPLEEIADAHRYMEAGRQVGKIVVTVGAHAVGTHTDGDGAVV is encoded by the coding sequence ATGGCCAGGACGGTGCGGTTCCACGAGTACGGCGGGGCTGATGTGCTGCGGATCGAGGACGTGGCGGTCGGTGCGCCCGGCGCCGGTGAGGTGCTGATCCGCGTGGACGCGATCGGGCTCAACCGCGCCGAGGTGCTGTTCCGCGGCGGCCACTACATCGAGACGGCCAGGGAGTTCCCCGCACGGCTCGGCGCGGAGGCGGCGGGAGTGGTCGAGGCCGTCGGCGCCGGGGTGACGGGCTTTCGGACCGGCGACGCGGTCAGCGTGGTGCCCGCCTTCTCGATGAACGACTACGCCGAGCGCGCGCTCGTCCCGGCGGCCGCGCTGCTGCACCGCCCCGAGGGCCTCGACGCGGTCGCGGGCGCGGCGGTCTGGATGCCCTATCTGACGGCGTACGGGGCTCTGGTGGAGGTCGGGGGGATGCGCGCCGGGGACACGGTCGTCCTGACCGCGGCCTCCAGCAGCGTGGGCCTCGCCGCGATCCGGACTGCCCGCAGGGTGGGAGCCGTGCCCATCGCCACCACCCGCACCGGCGCCAAGAAGGAGGCACTGCTCAAGGCGGGTGCCGCGGCTGTCGTCGTCACCGAGGAGGAGGACGTCGTCGAGCGGGTGCGCGCGCTGACGGGCGGCCGGGGCGCCGAGTTCGTCTTCGACGCCGTCGCCGGTCCGGGCGTGGTGGACCTGGCGAAGGCCGTCGCCCCCGGTGGCACGCTCTTCCTGTACGGGGCGCTGAGCGGCGAGGTCACCCCGTATCCCGGCTTCGACCTCGGCATGCCCGCGCTGAACATCCGCACCTACACCCTGCACGAGGTGACCACCGTGCCCGAACGGCTGCGCCGCGCCGAGGCGTTCGTCGCCTCCGGCCTCGCCACCGGCGCGTTCGAGCCCGTGGTCGACCGCACCTTCCCCCTGGAGGAGATCGCCGACGCGCACCGCTACATGGAGGCGGGCCGACAGGTGGGCAAGATCGTGGTGACCGTGGGGGCACACGCCGTGGGGACACACACGGACGGCGACGGCGCTGTCGTCTGA